A window of the Acidovorax sp. YS12 genome harbors these coding sequences:
- a CDS encoding single-stranded DNA-binding protein yields the protein MSTHFSGEGNIGSAPEYREFPNGNDEPSRLLRLNVYFDNPVPKKDGTYEDRGGFWAPVELWHRDAGQWLALYQKGMRVLVEGRTVRDEWEDSESNERVTFKVEARRVGILPYRLQAVTLSPKQQEIETEPRPKEAKGAKTPKDAKAKG from the coding sequence ATGAGCACCCATTTCAGCGGCGAGGGCAACATCGGCTCCGCGCCGGAATACCGGGAGTTTCCCAACGGCAACGACGAGCCCAGCAGGCTGCTGCGCCTGAACGTCTATTTCGACAACCCGGTCCCGAAGAAGGACGGCACCTATGAGGACCGCGGGGGCTTCTGGGCGCCGGTGGAACTGTGGCACCGCGATGCCGGGCAGTGGCTGGCGCTGTACCAGAAAGGCATGCGCGTTCTGGTCGAAGGCCGCACGGTGCGCGACGAATGGGAGGATTCGGAATCGAACGAGCGCGTCACGTTCAAGGTCGAGGCCCGCCGCGTCGGCATCCTGCCGTACCGCCTCCAGGCCGTCACGCTGAGCCCGAAGCAGCAGGAGATCGAAACGGAACCCAGGCCGAAGGAAGCCAAGGGCGCGAAGACGCCGAAGGATGCGAAAGCCAAGGGCTAG
- a CDS encoding DNA topoisomerase III — protein sequence MRVFLCEKPSQGKDIARVLGAGQRGSGCYTGSGVVVTWCIGHLVEAAPPEGYGEQFKRWSIDQLPILPEHWRVEPKPATAAQFKVVRQFLGQATELVIATDADREGEMIARELVDLCGYRGPIQRLWLSALNDASIRKALGALRPSAETLPLYHSALARSRADWLIGMNLSRLFTLLGRQAGYQGVLSVGRVQTPTLKLVVDRDREIARFVSVPYWTVEATLSQAGQSFVAHWIAPEGTTDEAGRCVQQPVAQQAAERMRSSPEALVQSVQTERMREAPPLPFDLGTLQEVCSRQLGLDVQETLDIAQALYETHKATTYPRSDSGYLPESMLAEVPAVLDALLVTDPGLRLLLAQLDRTQRSRAWNDGKVTAHHGIIPTLEPANLAAMNEKELAVYRLIRAHYLAQFLPHHESDRTVARLTCTGQSLQAAGKQVVVPGWHLALGQPGQHPQDAADDEPAQRGQILPPLADGQRCKIEQVAPKALKTLPPKPYTQGELVKAMKTVAKLVTDPRLKQKLKETTGIGTEATRASIINGLLGRSYLVKKGRGIRASDAAFTLIDAVPAAIADPGTTAVWEQALGMIEAGQMTLDAFIARQSAWVAQLVQQYRGAELSIKLPPSPPCPQCGAPMHQRTGRSGAFWSCSRYPGCKGTLPAESQPSRRGAPSGRRPARKAP from the coding sequence ATGCGCGTGTTTCTGTGCGAGAAGCCTTCGCAAGGCAAGGACATCGCCCGTGTGCTGGGCGCCGGGCAGCGGGGCAGCGGCTGCTACACCGGTTCCGGTGTCGTCGTGACCTGGTGCATCGGCCATCTGGTCGAAGCCGCTCCCCCCGAGGGCTACGGCGAGCAATTCAAACGCTGGTCCATTGACCAGCTTCCCATCCTGCCGGAGCACTGGCGCGTCGAGCCGAAGCCGGCGACCGCCGCGCAGTTCAAGGTCGTCAGGCAATTTCTCGGCCAGGCCACCGAACTGGTGATCGCCACCGACGCCGACCGCGAAGGCGAGATGATCGCCCGAGAGCTGGTTGACCTGTGCGGCTACCGTGGTCCCATCCAGCGGCTGTGGCTATCGGCGCTCAACGACGCGTCCATCCGCAAGGCGCTCGGCGCGCTGCGGCCATCGGCCGAGACGCTGCCGCTGTACCACTCGGCACTGGCCCGCTCCCGAGCCGATTGGCTGATCGGCATGAACCTCAGCCGTCTCTTCACGCTGCTGGGCCGCCAGGCCGGCTACCAGGGCGTGCTGTCGGTCGGCCGCGTGCAGACACCCACGCTCAAGCTGGTCGTCGATCGCGACCGCGAGATCGCGCGTTTCGTCTCCGTGCCCTACTGGACGGTGGAGGCCACGCTGTCGCAGGCCGGGCAGAGCTTCGTCGCACACTGGATCGCGCCCGAAGGCACGACGGACGAAGCTGGAAGGTGCGTGCAGCAGCCGGTCGCGCAACAGGCGGCCGAACGCATGCGCAGTTCCCCCGAAGCGCTGGTGCAATCGGTCCAGACCGAGCGCATGCGCGAAGCACCGCCGCTGCCTTTCGACCTGGGCACGCTGCAGGAAGTGTGCTCCAGGCAGTTGGGCCTCGACGTGCAGGAGACCCTGGACATCGCCCAGGCGCTGTACGAGACGCACAAGGCCACGACCTATCCGCGCTCCGACTCGGGCTACCTGCCCGAGAGCATGCTGGCCGAGGTGCCCGCCGTCCTCGATGCCCTGCTCGTTACCGACCCCGGCCTTCGGCTACTGCTCGCCCAACTCGACCGGACCCAGCGCTCGCGTGCCTGGAACGACGGCAAGGTGACGGCCCACCACGGCATCATTCCCACGCTCGAACCCGCGAACCTGGCGGCCATGAACGAGAAGGAACTGGCGGTCTACCGCCTGATCCGCGCGCACTACCTGGCGCAGTTCCTGCCCCATCACGAGTCCGACCGCACCGTGGCGCGGCTCACCTGCACCGGGCAATCGCTGCAGGCGGCCGGCAAGCAGGTCGTGGTGCCGGGCTGGCATCTGGCCCTGGGCCAGCCCGGCCAGCACCCGCAGGACGCCGCGGACGACGAGCCGGCGCAGCGCGGCCAGATCCTCCCGCCGTTGGCCGATGGCCAGCGCTGCAAGATCGAACAGGTCGCGCCGAAGGCGCTGAAGACACTTCCGCCGAAGCCCTACACCCAGGGCGAACTCGTGAAGGCGATGAAGACCGTCGCCAAACTGGTCACCGACCCGCGCCTGAAGCAGAAGCTCAAGGAGACGACGGGCATCGGCACCGAGGCCACGCGCGCCAGCATCATCAACGGCCTGCTGGGCCGCAGCTACCTCGTGAAGAAGGGGCGCGGCATCCGCGCGTCGGACGCCGCCTTCACGCTCATCGACGCCGTGCCCGCGGCGATCGCCGATCCCGGCACCACCGCCGTCTGGGAGCAGGCGCTCGGCATGATCGAGGCCGGCCAGATGACGCTCGACGCCTTCATCGCCCGGCAATCCGCCTGGGTCGCCCAGCTCGTGCAGCAGTACCGCGGCGCGGAGCTGTCCATCAAGCTGCCGCCGTCGCCGCCGTGCCCGCAATGCGGTGCACCGATGCACCAGCGCACGGGCAGGAGCGGCGCCTTCTGGTCCTGCAGCCGCTACCCCGGCTGCAAGGGCACGCTGCCGGCCGAGTCCCAGCCGTCCCGGCGCGGTGCGCCGTCCGGGCGGCGTCCGGCACGCAAAGCCCCCTAA